A DNA window from Purpureocillium takamizusanense chromosome 9, complete sequence contains the following coding sequences:
- a CDS encoding Glycerate dehydrogenase (COG:E~EggNog:ENOG503NY1D), with protein sequence MRERTPFPAELIQRLPNLKLLLTTGVRNKAIDLPSCAARRIPVAGATDTHSGPPDSTTEHAVAMILGLARRLAPGDANVKAGLWQADGRFATGLAGRTFGVLGLGRLGAAVARIMHLAFGMKVVAWSTNLTQQAADEQALRVGLPIERPDDGDGRNGGAGEKTFRVVSREELFAEADVVSVHLVLSDRTRGIVTARDLARMKPSAFFVNTSRGPLVVERDLLDVLKAGRIRGAALDVFDLEPLPSDSEWRSAEWGRNGTSDVLVAPHMGYVEERSITGFYRKQVANLERWVAGEPLETLLT encoded by the coding sequence ATGAGGGAACGCACGCCCTTCCCCGCCGAGCTCATCCAACGCCTCCCCAACCTCAAGCTCCTACTCACCACGGGCGTGCGCAACAAGGCCATCGACCTgccctcctgcgccgcccgccgcatccccgtcgccggcgccaccgacacCCACTCGGGCCCCCCCGACAGCACCACCgagcacgccgtcgccatgatcctcggcctcgcgcgccgcctcgcccccggcgacgccaacgtcaaggccggcctCTGGCAGGCGGACGGTCGCTTCGCCAccggcctcgcgggccgCACCTTTGGcgtgctcggcctcggccgcctcggcgccgccgtcgcccgcatCATGCACCTCGCCTTCGGCATGAAGGTCGTCGCCTGGAGCACCAACCTCACCcagcaggcggccgacgagcaggcgctTCGCGTCGGCCTGCCCATCGAGCgccccgacgatggcgacggccgcaacggcggtgctggtgagAAGACGTTCCGCGTCGTGAGCCGCGAGGAGCTCTTCGCCGAGGCAGACGTCGTGAGCGTGCACCTCGTCCTCTCCGACCGGAcgcgcggcatcgtcaccgcccgcGACCTCGCGCGGATGAAgccctcggccttcttcgtCAACACGTCGCGCGGGCCGCTCGTCGTGGAGCGCGACCTGCTGGACGTGCTCAAGGCGGGCAGGATCCGCGgtgcggccctcgacgtgTTCGACctggagccgctgccgagcgACAGCGAGTGGCGGAGCGCGGAATGGGGCAGGAATGGCACGAGCGACGTCCTGGTTGCGCCGCACATGGGCTACGTCGAGGAGAGGTCCATTACCGGCTTCTACAGGAAGCAGGTCGCCAACCTGGAGCGGTGGGTGGCGGGGGAACCCCTCGAGACCCTGCTCACCTAA
- a CDS encoding uncharacterized protein (EggNog:ENOG503NZRC~COG:Q), whose amino-acid sequence MKISGRTFIVSGGASGLGRACVEDLIKHGANVAILDMNEDGKELAAELGPSAKFFVCDVLDSSSVSEAVQGAADWAQQARRPVGGVIPAAGVSTPATVLNRDGSPFSLDDVDFVLGVNLRGTIDLVRQAVAHMAKADADADGERGAVVMVASSAAFDGQKGQVSYSASKGAVASMTLPMARDLARHGIRCNTIAPSLFETRMTSAMSAKVRKSLEATFEFPRRAGRPDEFAMLARQCIENSMLNGTVIRIDGGSRPSKI is encoded by the exons ATGAAGATTTCAGGGCGAACGTTTATCGTGTCCGGAGG CGCCTCGGGCCTCGGGCGTGCCTGCGTCGAGGACCTCATCAAGCAcggcgccaacgtcgccATTCTCGACATgaacgaggacggcaaggagctcgccgccgagctgggcccGTCGGCCAAGTTCTTCGTCTGCGACGTGCTGGActcgtcgtccgtctccgaggccgtccagggcgccgccgactggGCCCAGCAGGCGAGACGGCCCGTGGGAGGCGTCATCCCTGCCGCCGGAgtctcgacgccggccacg GTCCTCAACCGCGACGGCTCCCCCttcagcctcgacgacgtcgacttCGTGCTGGGCGTCAACCTGCGCGGCACCATCGACCTGGTGCGCCAGGCGGTCGCGCacatggccaaggccgacgccgacgccgacggcgagcgcggcgccgtcgtcatggtggccagctcggcggccttcgACGGGCAAAAGGGCCAGGTGTCGTACTCGGCGAGCAAGGGCGCCGTGGCCTCGATGACGCTGCCCATGGCGCGCGACCTGGCCCGGCACGGCATCCGCTGCAACACCATCGCCCCCAGCCTCTTCGAGACGCGCATGACGAGCGCCATGTCGGCCAAGGTGCGCAAGAGCCTCGAGGCCACCTTTGAGTTTccccggcgcgccggccgccccgacgagTTTGCCATGCTGGCGAGGCAGTGTATTGAGAACTCGATGCTCAACGGGACTGTGATTCGCATCGATGGagggtcgaggccgagcaaGATCTAG
- a CDS encoding uncharacterized protein (COG:U~EggNog:ENOG503NZ8R) translates to MHHRPLSPATNQLHIGSCSGSRLAAFRCDRNHHRLPNPPLAMTRPRRSSGASQESTGTARDQELGSMYDYLAKIILLGPSGTGKSCLLHRFVKNEWRVLSSQTIGVEFASKIIKVGTGARRKRIKLQLWDTAGTERFRSVSRSYYRGAAGAILVYDIASHASFRALQPFLNDARALASPNLSVMLVGNKLDLASEPLVDTSLAPATPSSFGSTYTMTAAGPTASSGSLSSTSNVVSASAAPGTSTASGRDRGSSVGAGTHQRATIAPEGREITSADASRWASQAGIPVVTEASALNGEGVDEIFGRLARMILTKIELGDIDPDDPMSGIQYGDAGGYTASDGASIKSSVTGGTMDDGAGLGLGPAGLRRRRKGKNRNQNWGLREWEEVFTLTNRRRGNSCC, encoded by the exons ATGCATCATCGTCCTTTGTCGCCCGCAACCAACCAACTGCACATCGGCTCCTGCTCTGGCAGCAGGCTCGCCGCGTTCCGGTGCGACCGaaaccaccaccgcctcccaAACCCCCCCCTCGCCATGACGAGGCCACGACGATCATCGGGCGCGAGCCAGGAGAGCACCGGAACGGCCCGCGACCAG GAGCTGGGGAGCATGTACGATTACTTGGCCAAAATCATTCTCCTGGGCCCGAGCGGAACAGGAAA ATCTTGCTTGTTGCATCGCTTCGTCAAGAATGAGTGGCGGGTGCTCTCGTCGCAGACAATCGGTGTCGAGTTCGCCAGCAAGATAATCAAAGTGGGCACCGGGGCACGTCGGAAACGAATCAAGCTCCAG CTATGGGATACGGCAGGTACCGAACGATTCCGCTCCGTCTCGAGATCATACTatcgcggcgccgcgggcgcgatCCTCGTCTACGATATAGCTTCGCATGCCTCGTTCCGGGCACTACAGCCATTCCTCAatgacgcgcgcgcgctggcgtcgccgaATTTAAGCGTCATGCTCGTGGGCAACAAGCTCGACCTCGCGTCGGAACCCCTCGTCGATACGAGTCTCGCGCCAGCGACTCCAAGCAGCTTTGGCTCCACCTACACCatgaccgccgccggccccacggcctcgtccggcTCGCTATCATCGACCTCGAATGTTGTCAGCGCTTCCGCTGCGCCCGGCACCTCGACAGCCTCGGGCAGGGACCGAGGTAGCTCCGTCGGGGCTGGAACGCATCAGCGTGCCACGATTGCGCCCGAAGGACGAGAAATCACAAGCGCAGACGCAAGCCGGTGGGCGAGCCAGGCTGGGATACCCGTGGTGACGGAGGCCAGCGCGCtcaacggcgagggcgtcgacgagataTTTGGACGCCTTGCCCGCATGATCCTCACCAAGATTGAGCTCGGTGACATCGACCCAGACGACCCGATGAGCGGGATTCAAtacggcgacgccgggggTTACACGGCCAGTGACGGGGCCAGCATCAAGAGTTCCGTGACGGGTGGGAccatggacgacggcgccgggctcgggctggGTCCGGCGGGgctgcgcaggcggcgcaagGGAAAGAACAGGAACCAGAACTGGGGTCTGCGAGAGTGGGAGGAGGTTTTTACGCTGACGaacagacgacgaggcaacagctgctgctga
- a CDS encoding uncharacterized protein (COG:U~EggNog:ENOG503NZ8R), with product MPGRPPRLRICNLCCADGLGLQELGSMYDYLAKIILLGPSGTGKSCLLHRFVKNEWRVLSSQTIGVEFASKIIKVGTGARRKRIKLQLWDTAGTERFRSVSRSYYRGAAGAILVYDIASHASFRALQPFLNDARALASPNLSVMLVGNKLDLASEPLVDTSLAPATPSSFGSTYTMTAAGPTASSGSLSSTSNVVSASAAPGTSTASGRDRGSSVGAGTHQRATIAPEGREITSADASRWASQAGIPVVTEASALNGEGVDEIFGRLARMILTKIELGDIDPDDPMSGIQYGDAGGYTASDGASIKSSVTGGTMDDGAGLGLGPAGLRRRRKGKNRNQNWGLREWEEVFTLTNRRRGNSCC from the exons AtgcccgggcggccgccgcggctacGCATCTGTAATCTGTGCTGCGCTGACGGTCTTGGCCTGCAGGAGCTGGGGAGCATGTACGATTACTTGGCCAAAATCATTCTCCTGGGCCCGAGCGGAACAGGAAA ATCTTGCTTGTTGCATCGCTTCGTCAAGAATGAGTGGCGGGTGCTCTCGTCGCAGACAATCGGTGTCGAGTTCGCCAGCAAGATAATCAAAGTGGGCACCGGGGCACGTCGGAAACGAATCAAGCTCCAG CTATGGGATACGGCAGGTACCGAACGATTCCGCTCCGTCTCGAGATCATACTatcgcggcgccgcgggcgcgatCCTCGTCTACGATATAGCTTCGCATGCCTCGTTCCGGGCACTACAGCCATTCCTCAatgacgcgcgcgcgctggcgtcgccgaATTTAAGCGTCATGCTCGTGGGCAACAAGCTCGACCTCGCGTCGGAACCCCTCGTCGATACGAGTCTCGCGCCAGCGACTCCAAGCAGCTTTGGCTCCACCTACACCatgaccgccgccggccccacggcctcgtccggcTCGCTATCATCGACCTCGAATGTTGTCAGCGCTTCCGCTGCGCCCGGCACCTCGACAGCCTCGGGCAGGGACCGAGGTAGCTCCGTCGGGGCTGGAACGCATCAGCGTGCCACGATTGCGCCCGAAGGACGAGAAATCACAAGCGCAGACGCAAGCCGGTGGGCGAGCCAGGCTGGGATACCCGTGGTGACGGAGGCCAGCGCGCtcaacggcgagggcgtcgacgagataTTTGGACGCCTTGCCCGCATGATCCTCACCAAGATTGAGCTCGGTGACATCGACCCAGACGACCCGATGAGCGGGATTCAAtacggcgacgccgggggTTACACGGCCAGTGACGGGGCCAGCATCAAGAGTTCCGTGACGGGTGGGAccatggacgacggcgccgggctcgggctggGTCCGGCGGGgctgcgcaggcggcgcaagGGAAAGAACAGGAACCAGAACTGGGGTCTGCGAGAGTGGGAGGAGGTTTTTACGCTGACGaacagacgacgaggcaacagctgctgctga
- the MAN9 gene encoding Beta-mannosidase (EggNog:ENOG503NYVS~CAZy:GH2~COG:G) — protein sequence MAGAPRHPPIMRSVIPINQNWHFKQADKPDDAYLPVAQFPTNIHLDLLHHGLIPDPFPGKNELDVQWVGETVWVYRTAFATPPEKSSGAKAVLAFDGLDTFATVRLNGKTVLETDNMFVPERVDVTSDLRDSGEENELVISFDAAYFRGWKLVDEHPEHKWGCWNGDNSRLPVRKAQYHWGWDWGPVLLTCGPWRPVNLEIYHSRLTDLYVDVDVESSLNSAKVVAHASTEGEASSVRFDISLGDKTVASETVDVGGHDAVATFKVQNPELWYPIRYGQQPLYTIKATLLDGHHGREADSVSKRIGLRRAELVQRPLDGQPGTSFFFRVNNVPVFCGGSDWIPADNFLPRVSPERYRDWVRLVADGNQFMIRVWGGGIYEDQAFYDACDEMGVLVWQDFMFGCGNYPAYPEILASIEREARANVKLLRHHPCLVIWAGNNEDYQFAEQNGLNYDPSDMDPDSWLRTDFPARYIYEKLLPDVCSDLIPDTYYHPGSPWGGSHTTDPTVGDIHQWNVWHGSQEKYQNFDKLVGRFVSEFGMEAFPSIKTIDEGFLAGGKTDPDRYPQSSTVDFHNKAAGHERRLALYLVENMRYAPDPIEHFVYCTQLMQAECLSSAYRLWKREWRGPGREYCGGALVWQTNDCWPVTSWSICDYYLRPKHAYYTVKREMAPLSVGMARREREQEHRSRGSSSTVDAEEEEKKKHSRVGIEREVRIEIWGSNLTLEDLTVDCVVKAWDVETGEETFSKTVSAAHLLPANRSTEVAVLPVPVRSSRASGNGEKRLEQDRTVVAAYLYRDGKQLARYVNWPEPLKYLHLQKPRQLRVALSDDERSVRISAEVPVKGVAVECNDDDGVRFDDNLVDVVPGETVSIGVSGASRETVFTTQYLGMMA from the exons ATGGCAGGCGCCCCAAGACATCCACCCATCATGCGGAGCGTCATACCCATCAACCAGAACTGGCACTTCAAGCAGGCGGacaagcccgacgacgcatACCTCCCTGTCGCGCAGTTTCCGACCAACATCCACCTCGACCTCTTGCACCACGGGCTCATCCCCGACCCGTTCCCGGGCAAGAACGAGCTCGACGTGCAATGGGTCGGCGAGACGGTCTGGGTCTACCGGACTGCCTTTGCCACTCCCCCCGAGAAGAGCAGCGGGGCCAAGGCCGTGCTGGCGTTTGACGGGCTCGACACCTTCGCCACGGTCAGGCTCAATGGCAAGACGGTGCTCGAGACGGACAACATGTTCGTCCCGGAGAGGGTTGACGTCACGAGCGACTTGAGGGACAGCGGCGAGGAGAACGAGCTCGTCATCTCGTTTGACGCGGCGTACTTTCGCGGGTGGAAGCTCGTGGACGAGCACCCGGAGCACAAATGGGGATGCTGGAATGGCGACAACTCGCGGCTGCCGGTGCGGAAGGCACAATATCACTGG GGCTGGGACTGGGGCCCCGTGCTTCTAACATGCGGCCCTTGGAGACCCGTCAACCTCGAAATCTACCACTCTCGCCTCACGGACCTCTacgtcgatgtcgatgtTGAAAGCTCCCTCAATAGCGCCAAGGTCGTCGCTCACGCCTccaccgagggcgaggcctcTTCAGTTCGCTTCGACATCTCCCTCGGGGACAAGACCGTGGCATCAGAGACCGTCGACGtgggcggccacgacgccgtcgcaaCCTTCAAGGTCCAGAACCCAGAGCTCTGGTACCCGATCCGCTACGGCCAGCAGCCTCTGTACACCATCAAGGCCACTCTCCTCGAtggccaccacggccgcgaggccgacagCGTCTCCAAGAGGAtcggcctgcgccgcgccgagctcgtccagcGGCCGCTCGACGGTCAGCCCGGCacgtccttcttcttccgcgTCAACAACGTGCCCGTCttttgcggcggcagcgactgGATCCCCGCCGACAACTTCCTCCCGCGCGTCTCCCCGGAGCGGTACCGCGACTGggtgcgcctcgtcgccgacggcaacCAGTTCATGATTCGcgtctggggcggcggcatctacGAGGACCAGGCCTTTTACGACGCCTGCGACGAGATGGGCGTCCTCGTCTGGCAAGACTTTATGTTTGGCTGCGGCAACTACCCTGCGTACCCCGAGATCCTCGCGTCcatcgagcgcgaggcgagggccaacgtgaagctgctgcggcacCACCCGTGTCTCGTCATATGGGCTGGCAATAACGAGGACTACCAGTTCGCCGAGCAGAATGGACTCAACTACGACCCCAGCGACATGGACCCGGACAGCTGGCTCCGCACCGACTTTCCTGCCCGCTACATCTATGAAAAGCTCCTCCCCGACGTCTGCAGCGACCTCATCCCCGACACGTACTACCACCCGGGCAGCCCCTGGGGCGGCAGCCACACGACGGATCCCACGGTCGGCGACATCCACCAGTGGAACGTCTGGCACGGCTCGCAGGAAAAGTACCAGAACttcgacaagctcgtcggccgcttCGTGTCCGAGTTCGGCATGGAGGCCTTCCCGTCCATCAAGACCATCGACGAGGGcttcctcgcgggcggcaagacggacCCGGACCGCTACCCGCAGTCGTCGACCGTCGACTTCCAcaacaaggcggcgggccacgagcgccgcctcgcgctgtACCTGGTCGAGAACATGCGGTACGCGCCCGACCCGATCGAGCACTTTGTCTACTGCACGCAGCTCATGCAGGCCGAGTGCCTGTCGTCGGCGTACCGGCTGTGGAAGCGCGAGTGGCGCGGGCCCGGCAGGGAgtactgcggcggcgcgctcgtctGGCAGACCAACGACTGCTGGCCCGTCACGTCGTGGTCCATCTGCGACTACTACCTGCGGCCGAAACACGCCTACTACACGGTCAAGCGGGAGATGGCGCCCCTCTCCGTCGGCATGGcgcggagggagagggagcagGAGCACCGCTCGCgcggtagcagcagcacagtggacgccgaggaggaggagaagaagaagcactCGCGCGTGGGCATCGAGCGCGAGGTGCGCATCGAGATTTGGGGCTCGAACCTCACGCTCGAGGACCTGACGGTCGACTGCGTCGTCAAGGCGTGGGACgtggagacgggcgaggagacGTTTTCCAagacggtgtcggcggcgcatcTCCTGCCGGCGAACCGCTCCACCGAGGTGGCCGTCCTGCCGGTGCCcgtgcgcagcagcagggcgtccGGCAACGGGGAGAAGAGACTTGAGCAGGACCGcaccgtcgtggccgcgtACCTGTACCGCGACGGCAAGCAGCTCGCGCGCTACGTCAACTGGCCGGAGCCGCTCAAGTACCTACACCTGCAGAagccgcggcagctgcgCGTGGCgctgagcgacgacgagcgcagcGTGCGCATCAGCGCCGAGGTGCCCGTCAAGGGGGTCGCCGTGGAgtgcaacgacgacgacggggtgCGCTTCGACGACAACCTGGTGGACGTGGTGCCGGGGGAGACGGTGAGCATCGGGGTCAGCGGCGCGAGCAGGGAGACGGTGTTTACGACGCAGTACTTGGGCATGATGGCCTGA
- a CDS encoding uncharacterized protein (COG:S~EggNog:ENOG503PA14~TransMembrane:1 (i40-57o)), whose amino-acid sequence MTEPSAATNGVRGDDGVETASRGSARHGSETKKKKPFENVLIVGAGPAGLLLAILLARSGIPSTVLEAWDRPDERLRATQYGVPATRVFRRAGLLDDMRARGIDSFPYICWRSARTGERIAGIDLSVVADEPDRMTVLPLSQMLDIMVRHCRERYAEHVTLLFNHKVERVGQDDAGAWAEVRLLGGGGEEEEGGRTTTTAAADRVVRFGADYLVGCDGSKSTVRQCLFQRHWPGETFAGQLLVQNVYYKGFEEHGWDGGNYMIDDEFWGLIAKRGKANNSSNSTTNGPLWRVTYGDLRSAADEISEEEHIRRRAAAFKKLLPGHPDPSQYTVTQTSRFRIHNRCVDAMRVGRVLLAGDAAHVCNPFGGYGCMAAVLDVDGLADCLVGVYEGKAAADGGTAEGAEGAEGKEGKEEGKEGILDAYARIRRQKFVDFVDRRSRKNMDRIARTDPDTALETDPFLRLLKSMEGNAERTKEFLLKVSSIEFDFTTLYSKTGAEEE is encoded by the exons ATGACTGAACCCAGCGCAGCTACAAACGGCGTacgcggcgatgacggcgtcgagacggCAAGCCGCGGCTCGGCCCGTCATGGCAGTGaaacgaagaagaagaagcccttTGAAAAT GTGTTGATCGTaggcgccggccccgcgGGGCTCCTCCTGGCCATACTCCTCGCGCGGAGCGGCATCCCGTCcaccgtcctcgaggcgTGGGACCGGCCGGACGAGCGCCTCCGCGCGACGCAGTACGGCGTGCCCGCCACGCGCGTcttccgccgcgccggcctcctcgacgacatgcgcGCCCGGGGCATCGACAGCTTCCCCTACATATGCTGGCGGAGCGCCCGCACGggcgagcgcatcgccggcatAGAcctctccgtcgtcgccgacgagccggacCGCATGACGGTGCTGCCGCTCAGCCAGATGCTCGACATCATGGTGCGCCACTGCAGGGAGAGGTACGCCGAGCACGTCACCCTGCTCTTCAACCACAAGGTGGAGCGCGTAGGGCAGGATGATGCCGGCGCCTGGGCCGAGGTTCGCttgttgggcggcggcggcgaggaggaggagggggggcggacgacgacgacggcggcggcggatcgtGTCGTTAGGTTTGGCGCCGACTACCTCGTCGGCTGCGATGGCAGCAAGAGCACCGTTCGTCAGTGCTTGTTCCAGAGGCACTGGCCAGGAGAGACGTTTGCgggccagctgctcgtccaAAAT GTATACTACAAAGGCTTCGAGGAGCACGGCTGGGACGGCGGCAACTACATGATAGACGACGAGTTCTGGGGCCTCATCGCCAAGCGCGGCAAggccaacaacagcagcaacagcaccaccaaCGGCCCCCTCTGGCGCGTCACCTACGGCGACCTACGCTCGGCCGCGGACGAAATctccgaggaggagcacatccgccgtcgcgccgccgccttcaagAAGCTTCTCCCCGGCCACCCCGACCCGTCGCAGTACACCGTCACGCAGACGAGCCGCTTCCGCATCCACAACCGGTGCGTCGACGCGATGCGCGTAggccgcgtcctcctcgccggcgacgcggcgcacGTCTGCAACCCCTTTGGCGGCTACGGctgcatggccgccgtgctggacgtggacggcCTGGCGGACTGTCTCGTCGGCGTGTACGAGGGTAAAgccgcggcggacgggggaACGGCGGAGGGTGCGGAGGGTGcggaggggaaggaggggaaggaggaagggaaggaggggATACTCGATGCGTACGCGCGCATACGCAGGCAAAAGTTTGTCGATTTCGTGGACAGGCGGTCGCGCAAGAATATGGATCGCATAGCCAGGACGGACCCGGACACGGCGCTGGAGACGGACCCTTTCCTGCGCTTGCTCAAGTCGATGGAGGGCAATGCGGAGAGGACCAAGGAATTCCTGCTG AAGGTCAGCAGCATCGAGTTTGACTTTACTACGCTGTACAGCAAGACGGGAGCCGAGGAGGAGTAA
- a CDS encoding uncharacterized protein (SECRETED:SignalP(1-21~SECRETED:cutsite=ARS-KK~SECRETED:prob=0.5081)): MKAAAILVALVAAVSASPARSKKGDEDPCVAIKAGCTKEETECQDRWAFIECPPYVERFCPCYNKAKYCIKKAGCKQ; this comes from the exons ATGAAGGCCGCCGCAattctcgtcgccctggtcgccgccgtttCGGCCAGCCCCGCGCGCTCCAAGAAGGGGGACGAAGACCCGTGCGTTGCCATCAAGGCCGGCTGCACTAAGGAG GAAACTGAGTGTCAGGACCGGTGGGCTTTCATTGAGTGCCCGCCCTACGTCGAACGGTTCTGCCCCTGTTACAAT AAGGCCAAGTACTGCATT AAAAAAGCTGGATGCAAGCAGTAA
- the MAE1 gene encoding Malate dehydrogenase (oxaloacetate-decarboxylating) (EggNog:ENOG503NWPS~COG:C), whose protein sequence is MASNDDDAERSSSGSSRFGHLPLSTSGPLDCALSGTALLNDPIFNKGTAFPLEERRAFGLHGLLPGSVQTLETQARRAREQYASRADDLAKNTFLTSMKEQNAVLYYKLLQDNIKDMFSVVYTPTEGDAIQNYSRLFRRPEGCFLSINDRERVRANLAQWGNPEDVDYIVVTDGQEILGIGDQGVGGILISVAKLVLATLCAGVHPSRCLPVVLDCGTDNPDLLADELYLGLRQRRVRGGERYDAFVDEFVAAARALYPRAYIHFEDFGLSNARRLLDTYRPRMACFNDDVQGTGCVTLAAIMAGLHVSGQTLADVRMVIFGAGSAGVGIADQVRDAIAAESGIGHDKAAERIWLVDKSGLITTSTADPSPAQSRYAKDPAFLGHDASSSSSLLGVVQSVRPNVLVGTSTVPGAFTEDIVRAMAAHAPRPIILPLSNPTRLHEAKPADLLAWTRGRALVATGSPFPPVSGPWGGCRRRSGVVDGGGGGGNSQKERGGRDGGGEGEQVTVEVAECNNSVVFPGIGLGCILSRASRLTDRMLVAAVRAVADMSPARADPTAPLLPDVREVRAVSVRVACGVIRAAVDEGLATEEGIPPAIDSEEDGKEDRLEEWVREQMWEPRYRPLRRVGMEGATRAARGELRKAGTVNRADEL, encoded by the exons ATGGCGTccaacgacgatgatgctgaACGTAGTAGCTCCGGCTCCAGCAGGTTCGGCCACTTGCCACTCAGCACATCCGGCCCGCTCGACTGCGCGCTCtccggcacggcgctgctcaacgacCCCATCTTCAACAAGGGCACCGCCTTCCccctcgaggagcgccgcgcctTCGGCCTGCACGGCCTGCTCCCCGGCAGCGTGCAGACGCTCGAGACgcaggcccgccgcgcgcgcgagcagTACGCCTCGCGAGCCGACGACCTGGCCAAGAACACGTTCCTGACGTCTATGAAGGAGCAGAATGCGGTGCTGTACTACAAG CTGCTCCAGGACAACATCAAGGACATGTTCAGCGTCGTATATACGCCgaccgagggcgacgccatACAGAATTACTCGAGGCTCTTCCGCCGGCCCGAGGGGTGCTTCCTCAGCATCAATGACCGGGAGCGCGTGCGGGCGAACCTCGCGCAGTGGGGGAAccccgaggacgtcgactatatcgtcgtcaccg ACGGCCAAGAGatcctcggcatcggcgaccagggcgtcggcggcatcctcatCTCCGTCGccaagctcgtcctcgcgACGCTCTGCGCCGGCGTCCACCCCAgccgctgcctgcccgtcgtGCTCGACTGCGGCACCGACAACCCGGacctgctcgccgacgagctgtaCCTAGGCCTACGCCAGCGgcgcgtccgcggcggcgagcgctaCGACGCCTTTGTCGACGAGtttgtcgccgcggcgcgtgcCCTCTACCCGCGTGCGTATATACACTTTGAGGACTTTGGCCTCTCCAACG CTCGCCGCTTGCTCGACACGTACCGCCCGCGCATGGCGTgcttcaacgacgacgtccagGGCACGGGGTGCGtgacgctcgccgccatcatggccggcctGCACGTGTCGGGCCagacgctcgccgacgtTCGCATGGTCATCTtcggcgcgggcagcgcgggcgtcggcatcgcggaccaggtgcgcgacgccatcgccgccgagagcggCATCGGCCAtgacaaggccgccgagcggATATG GCTCGTCGACAAGTCCGgcctcatcaccacctccaccgccgATCCGTCGCCGGCACAGAGCCGCTACGCCAAGGACCCCGCcttcctcggccacgacgcctcctcctcctcctccctcctcggcgtcgtgcaGAGCGTGCGGCccaacgtcctcgtcggcaccTCCACCGTCCCCGGCGCCTTCACCGAGGACATCGtgcgggccatggccgcgcacGCGCCCCGCCCCATCATCCTCCCGCTCTCCAACCCCACGCGTCTGCACGAggccaagcccgccgacCTGCTCGCCTGGACGCGCGGCagggccctcgtcgccacgggcTCCCCCTTTCCGCCCGTGTCCGGCCCGTGGGGgggttgtcgtcgtcgtagcggtgttgttgacggcggcggcggcggcggcaacagtCAGAAagaacgaggaggacgagacggaggaggagaaggagaacaagtgaccgtcgaggtcgccgagtgCAACAACTCAGTCGTCTTCCccggcatcggcctcggcTGCATcctctcgcgcgcgagccgccTCACCGACCgcatgctcgtcgccgcggtgcgcgccgtcgccgacatgagCCCCGCGAGGGCCGATCCCACCgccccgctgctgccggacGTGCGCGAGGTGCGCGCCGTGAGCGTGCGCGTCGCCTGCGGCGTCAtccgggccgccgtcgacgagggcctggccaccgaggagggcatcCCCCCCGCCATCGACTCAGAGGAGGACGGGAAGGAGGACCGACTCGAGGAGTGGGTGCGCGAGCAAATGTGGGAGCCGCGGTACAGACCCCTCCGGAGGGTCGGCATGGAGGgcgcgacgcgcgccgcgagaGGTGAGCTGCGCAAGGCGGGCACGGTGAACAGGGCGGACGAGCtgtga